One stretch of Mangifera indica cultivar Alphonso chromosome 9, CATAS_Mindica_2.1, whole genome shotgun sequence DNA includes these proteins:
- the LOC123225258 gene encoding chaperone protein DnaJ-like isoform X4: protein MHSFTPLYRDFKTKRRNNVTLLRAGRRESLYEVLGVSPSATAAEIKRAYRKLALKYHPDVNKEANAQEIFMRIKRAYGTLLNSESRRKYDYSNRTSDFSYSTGQRSQSTNAQTGEQFYGFEDCLRDLQGEFQNRESNAASQGKPKSLWEEFSEIGEEFVEFLEKELNITDTESEAKNSWEGPGKVDPFNNASTRRTASSVQNEAEKGSSIDEKLGEIEATLAKLKKKLGL, encoded by the exons ATGCAT TCTTTTACACCACTTTATAGGGATTTCAAGACGAAGAGAAGAAACAATGTAACCCTTTTGAGGGCCGGTCGGAGAGAGTCTCTTTACGAGGTTTTAGGCGTGTCTCCTTCGGCAACTGCTGCTGAAATCAAAAGGGCTTATCGGAAACTTGCTTTGAAGTATCATCCTGATGTCAATAAAGAG GCAAATGCACAAGAAATTTTTATGAGGATTAAGCGTGCATACGGTACATTACTGAATTCCGAATCTAggagaaaatatgattattcAAATCGCACATCTGATTTTTCCTATTCTACTGGTCAAAGAAGCCAAAGCACAAATGCCCAAACTGGAGAACAATTCTATGGATTTG AGGACTGCTTGAGAGATCTTCAAGGGGAATTCCAAAACAGGGAATCAAATGCTGCTTCACAGGGGAAGCCAAAGAGTCTATGGGAGGAATTTTCG GAAATTGGAGAAGAATTTGTGGAGTTCCTAGAAAAAGAGCTTAACATAACTGACACAGAATCTGAAGCAAAAAACAGCTGGGAAGGGCCTGGAAAAGTTGATCCTTTTAACAATGCATCAACCAGGAGAACAGCTAGTAGTGTGCAAAATGAAGCTGAGAAGGGAAGCAGCATTGACGAAAAACTTGGTGAAATAGAAGCTACTCTAGCaaagttgaaaaagaaattggGTCTGTAG
- the LOC123225258 gene encoding chaperone protein DnaJ-like isoform X3, whose product MTKSYKSFTPLYRDFKTKRRNNVTLLRAGRRESLYEVLGVSPSATAAEIKRAYRKLALKYHPDVNKEANAQEIFMRIKRAYGTLLNSESRRKYDYSNRTSDFSYSTGQRSQSTNAQTGEQFYGFEDCLRDLQGEFQNRESNAASQGKPKSLWEEFSEIGEEFVEFLEKELNITDTESEAKNSWEGPGKVDPFNNASTRRTASSVQNEAEKGSSIDEKLGEIEATLAKLKKKLGL is encoded by the exons TCTTTTACACCACTTTATAGGGATTTCAAGACGAAGAGAAGAAACAATGTAACCCTTTTGAGGGCCGGTCGGAGAGAGTCTCTTTACGAGGTTTTAGGCGTGTCTCCTTCGGCAACTGCTGCTGAAATCAAAAGGGCTTATCGGAAACTTGCTTTGAAGTATCATCCTGATGTCAATAAAGAG GCAAATGCACAAGAAATTTTTATGAGGATTAAGCGTGCATACGGTACATTACTGAATTCCGAATCTAggagaaaatatgattattcAAATCGCACATCTGATTTTTCCTATTCTACTGGTCAAAGAAGCCAAAGCACAAATGCCCAAACTGGAGAACAATTCTATGGATTTG AGGACTGCTTGAGAGATCTTCAAGGGGAATTCCAAAACAGGGAATCAAATGCTGCTTCACAGGGGAAGCCAAAGAGTCTATGGGAGGAATTTTCG GAAATTGGAGAAGAATTTGTGGAGTTCCTAGAAAAAGAGCTTAACATAACTGACACAGAATCTGAAGCAAAAAACAGCTGGGAAGGGCCTGGAAAAGTTGATCCTTTTAACAATGCATCAACCAGGAGAACAGCTAGTAGTGTGCAAAATGAAGCTGAGAAGGGAAGCAGCATTGACGAAAAACTTGGTGAAATAGAAGCTACTCTAGCaaagttgaaaaagaaattggGTCTGTAG
- the LOC123225258 gene encoding dnaJ homolog subfamily B member 9-like isoform X2, with the protein MHVLLPHTFVCLPQLFSKSSLFYFQNHTNLTMPNIYGDNLSLLVFSPQSFTPLYRDFKTKRRNNVTLLRAGRRESLYEVLGVSPSATAAEIKRAYRKLALKYHPDVNKEANAQEIFMRIKRAYGTLLNSESRRKYDYSNRTSDFSYSTGQRSQSTNAQTGEQFYGFEDCLRDLQGEFQNRESNAASQGKPKSLWEEFSEIGEEFVEFLEKELNITDTESEAKNSWEGPGKVDPFNNASTRRTASSVQNEAEKGSSIDEKLGEIEATLAKLKKKLGL; encoded by the exons ATGCATGTATTGTTACCACATACTTTTGTCTGTCTTCCCCAACTCTTTTCAAAATCTTCTCTTTTTTACTTTCAAAACCACACGAACTTAACAATGCCTAACATCTATGGAGATAATTTAAGCCTTCTTGTGTTTTCTCCGCAGTCTTTTACACCACTTTATAGGGATTTCAAGACGAAGAGAAGAAACAATGTAACCCTTTTGAGGGCCGGTCGGAGAGAGTCTCTTTACGAGGTTTTAGGCGTGTCTCCTTCGGCAACTGCTGCTGAAATCAAAAGGGCTTATCGGAAACTTGCTTTGAAGTATCATCCTGATGTCAATAAAGAG GCAAATGCACAAGAAATTTTTATGAGGATTAAGCGTGCATACGGTACATTACTGAATTCCGAATCTAggagaaaatatgattattcAAATCGCACATCTGATTTTTCCTATTCTACTGGTCAAAGAAGCCAAAGCACAAATGCCCAAACTGGAGAACAATTCTATGGATTTG AGGACTGCTTGAGAGATCTTCAAGGGGAATTCCAAAACAGGGAATCAAATGCTGCTTCACAGGGGAAGCCAAAGAGTCTATGGGAGGAATTTTCG GAAATTGGAGAAGAATTTGTGGAGTTCCTAGAAAAAGAGCTTAACATAACTGACACAGAATCTGAAGCAAAAAACAGCTGGGAAGGGCCTGGAAAAGTTGATCCTTTTAACAATGCATCAACCAGGAGAACAGCTAGTAGTGTGCAAAATGAAGCTGAGAAGGGAAGCAGCATTGACGAAAAACTTGGTGAAATAGAAGCTACTCTAGCaaagttgaaaaagaaattggGTCTGTAG